The uncultured Dysgonomonas sp. genome contains the following window.
ATCTTTATCAAGAATTGTGGCTTTACCGCTCTCATCTAATTTTATTTCAACATCTTCTGATAATGCCCTTGATACACTAGCATTAATAAACTGAATATCTTTGCTGTCCTGGGCTTCACCTATAATTGATGTTTCAATAATGGGATTTATATTATGCTTTTTATTGTAAATAAATAGGCTTGACGTAATCAATATAAGAAGGCACGCAGCAGAGGCAGCATAATATTGCAATCTTTTTATTTTGTGTTTTCGTAGTACAGTATCTTTTCTAATATTTCTTAATAGTGCTTCACTTTGTATATCTGATAGAATATAATTATTAAACCGTACAGACCTAAAGACTTCTACGGCCTTAGCTAAAGCATCTTCGTCTTCCGGTTTTTTTATTTTGTAATCATCCCAGAAATGGTTCAATTCTTCAGTTTGCAGGACTTGCCACTTTATGAACTTATCATCATTCAGAAAATCTTTATAGGTAGATTTACGATTATTTAGGTTTGTCATTTATGATATAATTTAAGGCATTATACACAGTTTATATCATTATGACGATTGGATGGAAGAATTGTCTACACGTTTTGTGATTTTTTTTGAAATTCTACAAACTTTTGAGAAAAGATGCAGATAAAAGGATGAAAAAAATCTTTTTCTCATCTCCATTTAAGTTCCGCAATCTTTCCATTGCTCTGAATACGAGCATTCTCGCCGACTTAGGTGTCATATTTAAAAGAAGTGCGATTTCGTCATAATTCATTTCCTGTATATAACGCAAGTAAATGCCCTCTTTTTGCCGATCGGTTAAACAGCTCATCAAAGATTCGACCTTCTCTGTTATTATTTTCTTATCTTCTTCATCAATAATAGGATCGACGACAGATACTTCAATATCGAACGGAATTGAAGTTATGGATACGTTTTCTATAAACTTATTTTTCTTGTATATATCAAATAACCGATGCTTTAGACTTTTAAAAAGATAATATTTTACATTTTCTATCTTGATTATATTCTCTTTGCTAAGATTATATAGCTTGCAAAATACATCGTGTATAGCATCCATACATATATCTTCGGCAAACCCAAGACTTATCCCGTATCTATACAAGCTATTTACATAGCTCTGATATAAAAGGCCGGAGTCCGGATCGGTTCCATCAATAAATTTTTTAAGCGAAGATATGTCTGACATAGATCAGATAGAAGGTGTTAACGTTAAGTATATTGTTTTAGCTAAAATTACAAGTGCAATGTAATAAATATTTAATCAATTGAATATTATTATTAGGATAAAAGTTGGAAAGTTATGGTTAATTGCTTTTTATCTCTACCATGTACCACATTTCCAGTAAAATGAGAAAATCGAAGGTATTTCGTCCGTACCAACGAGCATTGTTTTGTGCTTATTTTTATAGAGCTTTGAGATATGCATTATGAGCACTTTTCCATATTCTTGTCTATGAAATTGTGGATAAACAGCTATGTTTTTCAACTCGCATGTATTATTATCTACGTGAGCAACAACACAAACAGCCTTTAGGTCTTCATTATATAAGGCAAACAAATCGCCCTGCTCCAAATAATGCTCAATCATATTTTCCTGTTCATCGCCCAAGAGTAATAAACCAAAAACTCTTTCTTATTTTCCGAGATTTGTTTAATAGTCATTTTCATTGCTGTCCCATTAAAATCTAAAATCGCTCTTTGATATATTTGAAATTTAGTTAGTTACATCGGTTTTTTCGAGCACGACGATTTCAATTTATACGTTCGTAGCTGATAATAATCGGCTGCGATGAATAAAGATAAATATGTGTTTGCTCAATTAATCTCATTTCTGAATGAAGATAAATTTAGGCGTATAGTCAACAAGTATCAGGGTAATCGTTATGTAAAACACTTCACTTGTTGGAATCAACTGCTTGCCTTGATGTTTGGTCAACTATCCAATCGTGTAAGTCTTCGAGATTTGATTGTCGCTCTTACTGCTCACCATTCCAAGTGTTATCATTTAGAAATGGGTAATGGCGGTACAGGCAATGGTACAGCTAAGTAAGGAGAATTATTCAATTAATTATTAATCACTAATATAAACGACAATCGTTATCAACTACTGAGATGTAATTTCTAACTTGTATCAATAAAAACGACGGCTTTACCTGCTGAATACATTGGTAATTAGCCGTCGTTTTTTATTATTTTACACAAACTGCTTTCAGCTTCAGATAATTATAAAGTTATTGAGGATGTGCTTGTGTTTAGTTTAACTTGCGGGTATTAGTTTTCTGATTGATATTAATTCCGATACTCTGCTGAAACTCCCTGTACTTCTGTCTGAACCAGTTGGTATCACTCACCTCGTCAATGGTAAGTTGCAGACGGTCTTTTTCTGTCGGGTGCGGCTTTATTTCCGCTATGGATCGCTCCGTTTCAAAATTCCGTTTGTATTCGGCAGAATATAGTTTTCCTTTAAATCCTACCGGCTTCATATCCAGTATCATTTTTGTTAGTTCATCTGAAAATCCTAAATGGTTGCAGAGATTTTCGATACGCAGCAATTCTTTGACTTTTGGGAATAAGTCATGGATTTTAGCCAGTTCATCCTTTAGTTTGTCAACAATGGTTTGATGCTCCTTTTGTATGGTCTGCATGTCATGCGTTAGCTTGTTGACTTCCTTTGTCAAGTGGTCTTTATCGGTTTTCAGTGCTTCTATCTCCTGTTGCTGCCGTTTGACTTTGGATGTACCCACCAATGAGCCTATTCCCTCCATGATAGTAGAACCTACATCGGCGGCTTTACTTTTCAGTTCCTCGGTTTTGAGCTGCCCTTTTACCTGATTAAGGGTATCTTCGGTATCTTTCAGGTCCAATTCCTTTTGCACTTTGAGTTTATCGGCTTGTTCGTATTGCTCTTTTGCCTCCTGCTCCTGCTGTTTAAGTTGTTCAATACTTAATCTTTTGGCATCTTCCATAGCAAGAAGTAAACCTATGTTTTCCTGTATATTCTCACATTTAAGGGATTGCTCGCGATAAAATTCTGTTAAGGTTATATGCCGCGCATCCGAACCTTTTATTCCGCGCTGCAAATCGTACTTTGCCATCGCTTCGGCGTAACCGTCCTGATAGGCTGTCAGTTTATCCCGCGCCATCACATCATCAGCGCAAAGGCGTGGCTGGTTTGCGTCTTTCTTCCTATACTTCTTTTTTGTTGGTTGCTCGGGCCGCTCCTTATTGGTTTTCTTTTTTCGCCGTTCTCCCTGAACAATAGGAACAACAGAAGCATGAATGTGGGGCGTAGTTTCATCCATGTGTAGGGTGGCGGCTACCAGATTCTCTTCACCGTATGTCTTTTTTAGCCAGTCGATATTATCTCTGCACCATTCATCCAATCGTCCTTCCGATTCAATCCGTTGCATATCTTCCTGACTGCCGGAAAGCATGATGCGAATTACCTGCACCTGGTTTTTCCCTACTTTACGTTTTAGTCCGGCTGTTTCTATTCTGTGACGGATAGCTTCTGTGCGGTCGGCTACTTCATCAGGAAGTTCAACCAGCTCCCTGTTCAGATGCGTCCGGGTTGGATCTGCATTCGAGGGTATTACATTACGCTTGATGTGGTCTGTCATCGCTGCTTCATTTCCGGGCGATTTATCTAAATGGAGAACAACATATCCCATGATTATTTATATTAAAAGTTGTTTGAAATTTTACTTGATAGTCGCTTTAGCGACTGCGGTCGCAAGAACGCTCGGGAGGATTCCAAAGGGGGAAAACCTTTGGCTTATTGGGGAATTTTTAGTGCAGATTTATCGGAGCGTGAAGAAAATTCCCTAATAAGCTATGGCTTTTTCAAAAGCCTGTTAGCGTAGCTGACGAAAATCACATT
Protein-coding sequences here:
- a CDS encoding sigma-70 family RNA polymerase sigma factor — translated: MSDISSLKKFIDGTDPDSGLLYQSYVNSLYRYGISLGFAEDICMDAIHDVFCKLYNLSKENIIKIENVKYYLFKSLKHRLFDIYKKNKFIENVSITSIPFDIEVSVVDPIIDEEDKKIITEKVESLMSCLTDRQKEGIYLRYIQEMNYDEIALLLNMTPKSARMLVFRAMERLRNLNGDEKKIFFILLSASFLKSL
- a CDS encoding GNAT family N-acetyltransferase is translated as MIEHYLEQGDLFALYNEDLKAVCVVAHVDNNTCELKNIAVYPQFHRQEYGKVLIMHISKLYKNKHKTMLVGTDEIPSIFSFYWKCGTW
- the mobV gene encoding MobV family relaxase, which codes for MGYVVLHLDKSPGNEAAMTDHIKRNVIPSNADPTRTHLNRELVELPDEVADRTEAIRHRIETAGLKRKVGKNQVQVIRIMLSGSQEDMQRIESEGRLDEWCRDNIDWLKKTYGEENLVAATLHMDETTPHIHASVVPIVQGERRKKKTNKERPEQPTKKKYRKKDANQPRLCADDVMARDKLTAYQDGYAEAMAKYDLQRGIKGSDARHITLTEFYREQSLKCENIQENIGLLLAMEDAKRLSIEQLKQQEQEAKEQYEQADKLKVQKELDLKDTEDTLNQVKGQLKTEELKSKAADVGSTIMEGIGSLVGTSKVKRQQQEIEALKTDKDHLTKEVNKLTHDMQTIQKEHQTIVDKLKDELAKIHDLFPKVKELLRIENLCNHLGFSDELTKMILDMKPVGFKGKLYSAEYKRNFETERSIAEIKPHPTEKDRLQLTIDEVSDTNWFRQKYREFQQSIGININQKTNTRKLN